The following proteins are encoded in a genomic region of Chloracidobacterium sp.:
- a CDS encoding DUF2752 domain-containing protein, whose translation MSVTETFAQAPVQHAEPTTSSSAARLSAGAGAAALLGGSAFVAYFDPTQVHFFPVCLLYSVTGFACPGCGLTRGFHSLFHGDLVGALGFNAFVPVWAVIIAWTFISLSLLAIRGRGLKMWPTNPRFLYGFMCLLVVFGVVRNIPAWPFTFLFP comes from the coding sequence ATGAGCGTTACCGAAACATTTGCACAAGCACCAGTTCAGCATGCGGAGCCGACGACCTCATCGTCGGCCGCGCGCCTGTCTGCCGGTGCGGGCGCGGCTGCGTTGTTGGGCGGATCGGCTTTTGTAGCGTATTTTGATCCGACGCAGGTGCATTTCTTTCCCGTGTGCCTTTTATATTCTGTAACGGGATTTGCATGTCCGGGCTGCGGGCTTACACGCGGATTTCATTCGCTTTTCCACGGTGATCTTGTCGGGGCACTCGGGTTCAATGCGTTCGTGCCTGTTTGGGCGGTGATCATAGCCTGGACCTTTATATCGCTGAGTTTGCTTGCGATACGCGGACGCGGCTTGAAGATGTGGCCGACAAACCCTCGGTTCCTCTACGGCTTTATGTGTTTACTGGTAGTTTTCGGCGTCGTTCGCAACATTCCTGCTTGGCCGTTCACATTTCTGTTCCCGTAA
- the hfq gene encoding RNA chaperone Hfq: MEKQAAQNIQDAFLNSARRERASVTVHLLHGSTLSGRIKSFDKFSVLLDVSGTDVLIFKHGVSTISIERRPAAE, encoded by the coding sequence ATGGAAAAGCAGGCCGCTCAAAACATCCAAGACGCCTTTTTGAACTCCGCCCGTCGCGAACGAGCCTCTGTCACTGTCCATTTGCTTCACGGCTCGACATTGTCGGGCCGCATCAAGAGTTTTGATAAATTCTCGGTCCTGCTTGACGTCTCCGGAACGGATGTTCTGATATTCAAGCACGGCGTTTCCACCATCTCGATAGAACGGCGGCCCGCCGCGGAATAG
- the ispG gene encoding flavodoxin-dependent (E)-4-hydroxy-3-methylbut-2-enyl-diphosphate synthase — MARVTRAVKVRDIQIGGGAPIAIQSMTKTNTTDVEGTLRQIEEMVNAGCEIVRIAVPNDASAAAMYEIRKRTDVPIVADIHFHYKLALKALDAGIDKLRINPGNIGSIDRVREVVRAAEARKVPIRIGVNGGSLEKDLLRKYGSATPEAMVESGMRHIRILEDLGFSDTVISLKASDVNRMVEAYRLMAEKVDYPLHLGVTEAGTPFGGTIKSAIGLGILLHEGIGDTIRVSLAAEPHEEVRVGWEILKSMELRKRGVTIVACPTCGRLDIPNFVEIVTEVERRLAHVEEPLHLSIMGCAVNGPGEAHDSQLGITFGRNVGMIFKDGVPMRRVSGNDIVEDFVREVELLREELKKNEAEKEKPLAQST; from the coding sequence ATGGCTCGTGTAACAAGGGCAGTTAAGGTTAGGGATATTCAGATCGGCGGCGGCGCTCCGATAGCGATCCAGTCGATGACAAAGACCAATACGACCGATGTTGAGGGTACGCTCCGGCAGATCGAAGAAATGGTCAACGCCGGATGCGAGATCGTCCGTATCGCCGTCCCGAACGATGCGTCGGCCGCGGCGATGTATGAGATCCGTAAACGTACCGATGTACCGATCGTTGCGGACATTCATTTTCACTACAAACTTGCCTTAAAAGCACTTGACGCGGGCATTGATAAACTTCGGATAAATCCGGGCAATATCGGCTCGATCGACCGTGTTCGCGAGGTCGTCCGAGCGGCCGAAGCACGAAAGGTGCCGATCCGCATCGGCGTGAACGGCGGCTCGCTCGAAAAAGATCTTCTCCGCAAATACGGATCGGCAACTCCGGAAGCCATGGTCGAAAGCGGAATGCGGCATATACGCATCCTCGAAGACCTTGGCTTCAGCGATACGGTGATCTCGCTCAAGGCATCGGACGTGAACCGTATGGTCGAGGCATACCGCCTTATGGCCGAGAAGGTCGATTATCCGCTGCACCTCGGCGTTACCGAGGCCGGAACGCCATTTGGCGGCACTATTAAATCGGCGATAGGCCTAGGCATCTTGCTCCACGAGGGCATCGGCGATACTATCCGCGTCTCGCTCGCCGCCGAACCTCACGAAGAGGTACGTGTCGGTTGGGAGATCCTCAAATCGATGGAACTGAGAAAACGCGGCGTTACCATCGTCGCGTGTCCGACGTGCGGGCGTCTCGACATCCCGAATTTCGTCGAGATCGTAACCGAGGTCGAACGCCGTCTCGCCCATGTGGAAGAACCGCTGCATCTTTCGATCATGGGATGCGCCGTCAACGGCCCGGGCGAAGCCCATGACTCGCAACTCGGAATAACATTCGGACGTAATGTCGGCATGATCTTTAAGGACGGCGTGCCGATGAGGCGTGTCTCAGGCAATGATATCGTCGAGGACTTTGTACGCGAGGTCGAACTCCTGCGTGAAGAGCTAAAAAAGAACGAGGCGGAAAAAGAAAAGCCGCTTGCACAGAGTACATAG
- a CDS encoding DNA polymerase III subunit delta': MFTQLIGNEGNKRLLMRLLAEGRLPPSFLFAGPEGVGKRQFAVEVAKAVVCTNSVNGEACGECSACRRCEVFQQAKEDDKDGHKLIQWSAHRDVGMVVPYNRHILVDAIRDLEKEANFRPFEAAARVFIVDDADRMNDAAANAILKTLEEPPAASYIFLLTSRPDSMLATIRSRCQMIRFSPIQTNAIEEFLIRENGYSADEARLAAAVSYGSIGRALSIKPAEYRERTELMIAVIRSIVRIGDAAALMNISKELTEAKEKEHFEENLDILESLIHDVWTLSVGAGAERVVHSEYAAELVQVAKMRPSSTFAGWIDAIEELRLSLDVNINKKVATDALFVTMANG; this comes from the coding sequence ATGTTTACGCAACTCATTGGTAATGAAGGAAATAAACGGCTGCTCATGCGGCTGCTTGCCGAAGGGCGTTTGCCGCCGTCTTTCCTCTTTGCCGGGCCTGAAGGTGTCGGTAAGCGGCAGTTCGCCGTCGAGGTCGCTAAAGCGGTCGTTTGTACGAATTCGGTGAACGGCGAGGCTTGCGGCGAGTGCAGTGCGTGCCGCCGCTGCGAGGTTTTCCAGCAGGCGAAAGAGGACGATAAGGACGGGCACAAACTGATACAGTGGAGCGCGCACCGCGATGTCGGAATGGTGGTACCGTATAATCGCCACATCCTTGTGGATGCGATACGTGATCTCGAAAAGGAAGCGAACTTCAGGCCGTTCGAGGCCGCTGCACGGGTTTTTATCGTTGATGATGCCGACCGTATGAATGATGCGGCGGCGAACGCGATATTAAAGACGCTCGAAGAGCCGCCTGCGGCATCGTACATATTTCTGCTGACCTCGCGACCCGACTCGATGCTCGCGACCATACGCTCACGGTGCCAGATGATCCGCTTCTCGCCAATTCAGACGAATGCGATAGAAGAATTTTTGATCCGCGAAAATGGTTACTCAGCCGATGAAGCAAGGCTCGCGGCTGCCGTCTCGTACGGCAGCATCGGACGTGCCTTGTCCATAAAGCCTGCGGAATATCGTGAGCGTACCGAACTGATGATCGCCGTGATCAGAAGCATTGTACGCATCGGTGATGCCGCGGCGCTGATGAACATATCAAAAGAGCTTACCGAAGCCAAAGAAAAAGAGCATTTTGAAGAAAACCTCGATATACTTGAATCGTTGATTCACGATGTGTGGACGCTTAGCGTCGGCGCAGGTGCCGAGCGTGTCGTTCATTCAGAATACGCGGCGGAGTTGGTACAGGTCGCTAAAATGCGGCCGAGCAGCACGTTTGCCGGCTGGATCGACGCGATCGAAGAGCTTCGGCTGAGCCTCGACGTTAATATCAACAAGAAGGTTGCGACCGACGCACTCTTTGTTACAATGGCGAACGGATGA
- a CDS encoding type II restriction endonuclease, producing the protein MKYSMRSARPQVRCAALLVGIVLALFAPLHAQGTAPAKIKLGSETAKNGFKNEDEIRDKFNDWRNDHDAREWLIAMNFDPSKIESVVAAKPHGEKADVEITVTTADGVRKEGISIKLVSSANGFNQVDKRWLATYARMWKMPDDVHNSLKFFVGEVPPAAKSRDPKRMYLNELSDDERQAVLDFFTANKDKIAADLIAGSGVHAARWVMVAYKATDDTRWVIRSASDAIKYFSEGDVELTRTGNLKIGRITMQRKGGDGGRETAKMLQFKINPVQLFPAQ; encoded by the coding sequence ATGAAGTATTCCATGCGCAGTGCAAGACCGCAGGTTAGATGTGCCGCATTACTTGTCGGCATCGTCCTCGCGCTGTTCGCACCGCTGCACGCTCAAGGCACCGCCCCCGCAAAGATAAAGCTTGGCTCTGAAACGGCCAAGAACGGTTTTAAGAATGAGGATGAGATCCGCGATAAGTTCAATGATTGGCGTAATGACCACGATGCCCGCGAGTGGCTGATCGCGATGAATTTTGATCCGTCGAAGATCGAGAGCGTCGTTGCCGCCAAGCCGCATGGTGAAAAGGCAGATGTTGAGATCACGGTAACAACGGCGGACGGCGTTCGTAAGGAGGGCATTTCAATAAAGCTCGTGTCGAGCGCGAACGGCTTTAATCAAGTAGATAAACGCTGGCTTGCGACCTACGCCCGTATGTGGAAAATGCCGGATGATGTTCATAATTCGCTGAAATTCTTTGTCGGCGAGGTCCCGCCCGCGGCAAAAAGCCGTGACCCCAAGCGGATGTATCTGAACGAGCTGAGTGATGACGAACGTCAAGCCGTTCTCGACTTCTTTACCGCGAATAAGGACAAGATCGCTGCCGATCTGATCGCGGGCAGCGGCGTTCACGCCGCGCGATGGGTAATGGTCGCGTATAAGGCAACTGATGATACACGCTGGGTCATACGCTCAGCGTCGGACGCGATCAAGTATTTCAGCGAAGGTGATGTTGAGCTGACGCGAACGGGCAATTTGAAGATCGGCCGCATCACAATGCAGCGCAAGGGCGGCGACGGCGGCCGCGAAACCGCTAAGATGCTTCAGTTCAAGATAAATCCGGTACAGCTATTTCCCGCACAATAG
- the tssK gene encoding type VI secretion system baseplate subunit TssK yields the protein MSRYRKIVWNEGMLLTPHHFQQWDNYHEQLLQSRIRSVAPFAYGVLDLQINHEAIANANFQIVNCRAVMPDGLFVNVPDAEAVPDMRPVGDHFRAEAERLGVHLAIPAMKTGEANYQASGAKAGQNIRYLQEGAMVKDETSGTNEQPLAYAKSNLRIIFDDELRDGFTAIKIAELIRTPTGQLKIAEDHIPPVLHAPASSWLANMLQQFVEILITKSGSLGEQRRQRRAGLADFTTSDAGIFWLLHTINSSIPAMSHFFRSPLLHPERLYLEMAGLAGRLMTFSTDMSPKDIVKYDHDDLYLTFSSLNAQLRELLETVIPSRCVPIPLEKTRDTLYVGRVEDERLLKDAAFYLAVRSQMPEAKLIEGVPRVIKIASRDVVDTVIGSALPGVVLTHQSPPPAPIPARIGFKYFHLDPNGPYWEGIKGSKVIAVYVPDDIVSPNLEMYAVKP from the coding sequence ATGAGCAGATATCGCAAGATCGTATGGAACGAGGGGATGCTTCTCACGCCCCATCACTTTCAGCAGTGGGATAACTACCACGAGCAGCTGCTTCAGTCGCGTATTCGCTCTGTCGCACCTTTCGCTTATGGTGTCCTTGACCTGCAGATAAACCACGAAGCGATCGCCAATGCGAATTTTCAGATCGTTAACTGCCGAGCGGTGATGCCGGACGGACTTTTTGTAAATGTTCCCGATGCAGAAGCCGTGCCCGATATGCGACCCGTCGGCGATCATTTTAGGGCCGAAGCCGAAAGGCTCGGCGTCCATTTGGCGATACCGGCCATGAAAACCGGCGAGGCGAATTACCAGGCAAGCGGTGCGAAGGCCGGACAGAATATCCGCTACTTGCAGGAAGGCGCAATGGTAAAGGATGAGACGAGCGGAACGAACGAACAGCCGCTCGCATACGCAAAGAGCAATTTGCGTATCATCTTTGATGATGAACTCCGCGACGGATTTACCGCGATAAAGATAGCCGAGCTTATACGCACTCCGACGGGCCAGCTGAAGATAGCCGAAGATCATATTCCGCCGGTGCTGCATGCGCCTGCATCGTCGTGGCTTGCCAATATGCTGCAGCAATTCGTCGAGATATTGATAACAAAGAGCGGCAGCCTCGGTGAGCAGCGGCGCCAGCGCAGGGCAGGCCTGGCGGATTTTACGACATCGGACGCCGGGATCTTTTGGCTGCTCCATACGATCAACTCGTCTATCCCTGCGATGTCGCATTTCTTCCGTTCGCCGCTTCTGCATCCTGAGCGGCTTTACCTGGAAATGGCGGGGCTTGCGGGTCGATTGATGACGTTCTCGACCGATATGTCGCCAAAGGATATCGTGAAATACGATCACGACGACCTTTACCTGACATTCAGCAGCCTGAACGCACAGCTTCGCGAATTGCTCGAGACCGTCATCCCGAGCCGCTGTGTCCCGATACCGCTCGAAAAGACACGCGATACGCTTTATGTCGGCCGTGTCGAGGACGAACGATTGCTGAAAGATGCCGCGTTCTATCTTGCTGTCCGCTCACAAATGCCCGAGGCAAAGCTTATCGAAGGTGTGCCGCGTGTCATCAAGATCGCCTCGCGTGATGTAGTTGATACGGTGATCGGTTCGGCACTGCCGGGCGTTGTACTCACGCACCAAAGCCCTCCGCCCGCACCGATACCGGCTAGGATCGGCTTCAAGTATTTCCATCTCGATCCGAACGGCCCCTATTGGGAAGGTATCAAGGGATCGAAGGTCATTGCGGTCTATGTCCCGGACGATATTGTAAGCCCCAACCTCGAAATGTACGCGGTAAAACCGTAG
- a CDS encoding SpoIID/LytB domain-containing protein, which translates to MMLRVVLLFVLFALMSAVNVFGGAGEYKLAYEPLIRIGLATNASSVTITSGDSALTAASPDEALRTLTTARVTVSARAYRPPVVENYHIEFQGIPMQADAEALAKDIREATGEPASVGPDAGANTWKVRAGKDRPTIDEAEEFRAALADKGFEDAVTVAEKVTVISPEAVALSRQVKSAGASEVRSLVKPTGSANPTADGPIDPNLREVIVNAASLESSFRSLKAVAFGSLNDRMNPVRLNGKAYRGRLEVFVNSRGTLTVVNVVPLEDYLLGVVPSELGLPQLEAQKAQAVAARTYAIANIGGYGNQGFDMVPTVWSQVYKGVSIETRMGTEAVRQTRGIIATYQGKPINALYTSTCGGRTEDSENIFEFAEPYLRGVECSLEGRRHFDPFIIKTTRAAVHLRDEANLELVRFVSLMAANGFYLSTQQLSDDWFDSEPSQNEMSNWLNNLASRFGKPAPAVARDTAKPAELAHVLAGFIYSPGYADTMLTESDINYNLMFDDAAEVPRDRRAEMALLLRDGYFAINPDLTLQPNRAFTRAKMLRLIRQIYQKKKWMPEVLTGEAKASVDGKLVIKNGRSEKTLAVRPDVFLFRQFGTSFYAVREAALVGGEQVSYQVDALGAVKYLEVQPTDQPATAENMSPWVNWTKTASASSVQSRLSRYVRGIGTLYDINVKKVGYSRRPIELEIVGSNGIKTLKGGKIRSALRLPEQLFVMNKRYGGSSVTSYTFTGRGWGHGVGMCQYGAFGMAKMGVKYQDIIKHYYTGVDLTQAY; encoded by the coding sequence ATGATGCTGCGCGTAGTTCTTTTGTTCGTTCTCTTCGCACTGATGTCGGCGGTGAACGTTTTCGGCGGTGCCGGTGAATACAAGCTCGCGTACGAACCGCTGATACGCATCGGCCTTGCGACCAACGCAAGCTCTGTAACGATAACCTCGGGCGACTCGGCACTTACGGCCGCAAGCCCCGATGAGGCGTTGCGAACGCTGACAACCGCTCGCGTTACGGTGTCGGCGCGGGCATACCGGCCGCCTGTTGTCGAGAATTATCATATCGAGTTTCAGGGCATTCCGATGCAGGCAGATGCCGAAGCACTTGCAAAGGACATCCGCGAAGCGACCGGCGAACCTGCGAGCGTCGGCCCGGACGCAGGCGCAAATACCTGGAAGGTGCGAGCGGGCAAGGACAGGCCTACCATCGATGAGGCCGAGGAATTTCGGGCGGCATTGGCCGACAAAGGCTTTGAAGATGCCGTTACGGTGGCGGAGAAGGTAACGGTCATTTCTCCCGAGGCAGTCGCACTTTCGCGGCAGGTCAAAAGTGCTGGTGCAAGCGAGGTGCGGAGCCTTGTAAAGCCGACAGGCTCGGCAAATCCGACCGCTGACGGCCCGATCGACCCGAATCTGCGTGAAGTGATAGTGAACGCTGCATCGCTCGAATCCAGCTTCCGTTCGCTCAAGGCGGTCGCGTTCGGCTCGCTCAACGATCGGATGAATCCTGTCAGGCTGAACGGAAAGGCTTACCGCGGCAGACTCGAGGTATTCGTGAATTCCCGAGGCACATTGACCGTCGTGAACGTTGTGCCGCTTGAGGATTATCTGCTCGGCGTCGTCCCGAGTGAGCTTGGCCTGCCGCAGCTTGAAGCCCAAAAGGCACAGGCGGTAGCCGCACGCACATACGCGATCGCTAACATAGGCGGCTACGGCAACCAAGGCTTTGATATGGTGCCGACCGTTTGGTCGCAGGTCTATAAAGGCGTTTCTATAGAGACGCGGATGGGGACCGAAGCCGTCAGGCAGACGCGCGGCATCATCGCCACATATCAGGGCAAGCCGATAAATGCCCTTTACACATCGACTTGCGGCGGCCGTACCGAAGACAGCGAGAATATTTTCGAGTTCGCCGAGCCGTATCTTCGGGGCGTCGAATGTTCGCTCGAAGGCCGCCGCCATTTCGATCCGTTCATCATAAAGACGACCCGCGCGGCGGTTCACCTGCGTGATGAAGCGAACCTTGAGTTGGTTCGTTTCGTGTCGCTGATGGCCGCGAACGGCTTTTATCTTTCGACGCAGCAGTTGTCAGATGATTGGTTCGATTCGGAGCCGAGCCAAAATGAGATGTCGAATTGGCTCAATAATCTCGCTTCGCGCTTCGGTAAGCCCGCGCCGGCCGTTGCACGCGACACCGCAAAGCCGGCGGAACTCGCTCATGTGCTCGCGGGTTTCATCTATTCACCGGGGTATGCGGACACGATGCTCACCGAGTCGGACATAAATTACAACCTGATGTTCGATGATGCCGCCGAAGTGCCGCGTGACCGCCGAGCCGAAATGGCGTTGCTTCTTCGCGACGGCTATTTTGCGATCAATCCTGACCTAACATTGCAGCCGAATCGAGCGTTCACGAGGGCAAAGATGCTGCGGCTCATCAGGCAGATATATCAGAAGAAAAAGTGGATGCCCGAAGTGCTTACGGGTGAGGCAAAGGCAAGTGTTGACGGCAAGCTTGTGATAAAGAACGGACGCTCCGAAAAGACGCTTGCCGTGAGGCCCGACGTTTTTCTTTTTCGTCAGTTCGGCACATCTTTCTACGCGGTTCGAGAGGCGGCCCTTGTCGGCGGCGAACAGGTAAGCTATCAGGTCGATGCCCTCGGTGCGGTCAAGTATCTCGAGGTGCAGCCGACCGATCAGCCTGCGACAGCGGAGAATATGTCGCCGTGGGTCAATTGGACGAAGACCGCATCGGCATCATCGGTTCAGTCGCGGCTTTCGCGTTACGTTCGCGGCATCGGCACGCTGTACGACATCAACGTGAAGAAGGTCGGCTATTCACGACGCCCGATCGAGCTTGAGATCGTAGGTTCGAACGGGATAAAGACGCTGAAAGGCGGCAAGATACGCTCGGCACTGCGCCTTCCCGAACAGCTTTTTGTGATGAACAAGCGGTACGGCGGCTCATCGGTAACAAGCTACACTTTTACGGGACGCGGCTGGGGGCACGGCGTCGGTATGTGCCAATACGGAGCGTTCGGAATGGCAAAAATGGGCGTGAAATATCAGGACATCATCAAACACTATTACACAGGCGTCGATCTGACGCAGGCGTATTAA
- a CDS encoding 1-acyl-sn-glycerol-3-phosphate acyltransferase — MNTADQRPDRTADAPGPQETLHLFDNKLLHFPVQESNKSRLIGKLRYWWCWFVAGVLLVVLGIPVLLFLWAINRRLWLYPIALWGAKTWLRLCGVRVKVTGTENLEPGVSYVFAANHRSYLDTAALFRYAGRRIGLVAKKELLKAPILGQGMGFVNIIAIDRSNPERARRSMEKAREVMDAGYSFGVFVEGTRALPGELLPFKKGAFHLAFQTGAPIAPVAIKNTDHLAGKHTGIAFPGCIEMVILPPIPTTGLNADTDLMPVLLKTREAIADALAEAGEPE; from the coding sequence ATGAATACTGCCGACCAACGACCGGATCGCACGGCTGATGCTCCTGGGCCGCAGGAGACGCTGCACCTTTTTGATAACAAGCTTCTTCATTTTCCTGTTCAAGAGTCTAACAAAAGCCGCCTTATAGGAAAACTTCGTTATTGGTGGTGCTGGTTCGTCGCCGGCGTGCTGCTTGTCGTACTCGGCATTCCGGTGCTCTTGTTCCTCTGGGCGATAAACCGTCGTCTGTGGCTGTACCCGATCGCGCTCTGGGGAGCAAAAACGTGGCTGCGGCTGTGCGGAGTTCGCGTCAAAGTTACCGGAACAGAAAATCTTGAGCCGGGCGTTTCGTACGTCTTCGCCGCGAATCATCGTTCATATCTCGACACCGCAGCACTTTTTCGTTACGCAGGCCGCCGTATCGGGCTTGTCGCAAAAAAAGAACTGCTGAAAGCCCCGATCCTCGGCCAGGGCATGGGCTTTGTGAATATCATCGCAATCGACCGCTCGAATCCCGAACGTGCCCGCCGCTCGATGGAAAAGGCACGCGAAGTTATGGATGCAGGCTACTCGTTCGGCGTCTTTGTAGAGGGCACGCGTGCATTGCCGGGCGAGCTGCTGCCATTCAAAAAAGGAGCGTTTCATCTGGCATTTCAAACAGGTGCGCCGATCGCGCCGGTGGCGATCAAGAATACCGATCATCTGGCCGGCAAACATACGGGCATTGCCTTTCCCGGCTGTATTGAAATGGTGATACTCCCGCCGATCCCTACGACAGGCCTCAACGCCGACACTGACCTTATGCCTGTGCTTCTAAAGACCCGCGAAGCGATCGCCGATGCTCTTGCCGAAGCCGGCGAACCGGAATAA
- a CDS encoding dTMP kinase has protein sequence MEGKFITLEGIDGSGKSTQLKMLADALRRQGIEAVTTREPGGTPLGRRLREAFLETHEAVSPIAELLLFAADRAQHVEHLIKPSLAEGKIVISDRYADATAAYQGAGRGFPLDTIAEVIRLATAGLSPDMTLFFDIPVESAVQRMQVRPDSEAKANRMDAETAEFYDRVRRAYLDIAARESDRFVVIDASHTVEEVHRKVMLAVGRLIS, from the coding sequence TTGGAAGGGAAATTCATAACGCTCGAAGGCATCGACGGCAGCGGCAAATCGACACAGTTGAAGATGCTCGCTGACGCTTTGCGCAGACAGGGCATCGAAGCGGTAACGACACGCGAGCCCGGCGGCACGCCTTTAGGTCGTCGCTTGCGCGAGGCGTTCCTGGAAACGCACGAGGCTGTTTCACCCATCGCCGAGCTGCTGCTCTTTGCTGCCGACCGCGCCCAGCATGTCGAGCATTTGATAAAACCATCGCTTGCCGAGGGCAAGATCGTCATATCGGATCGTTACGCTGACGCGACCGCTGCGTATCAGGGTGCCGGCCGCGGGTTTCCGTTGGATACCATCGCAGAGGTCATACGCCTCGCAACCGCAGGCCTCAGCCCCGATATGACCCTCTTCTTTGATATTCCGGTCGAGTCGGCCGTACAACGGATGCAGGTGAGGCCCGATTCGGAGGCAAAAGCGAACCGAATGGACGCTGAGACGGCGGAATTCTATGACAGGGTACGCAGAGCGTATTTGGATATTGCGGCACGCGAGAGCGATCGCTTTGTCGTTATTGATGCCTCGCATACGGTCGAAGAAGTACACAGGAAAGTAATGTTGGCGGTCGGCCGGTTGATCTCTTAA
- the miaA gene encoding tRNA (adenosine(37)-N6)-dimethylallyltransferase MiaA, which produces MDENRAEIYAIAGPTCSGKTKLAVDLALQIGGEVINFDSVQIYKDIEVATAKPTADEMCGVPHHLIDYVDPNITYTAADWAGDAVKKIAEIEERGNRVILVGGTGFYLRTLRRPLFEAPATDPRLREHFRSLHRSHGAHYLHEMLAELDPELADTLELNDYVRVIRGLEYFYQTGRRLSEVQPERQEPPEFASRIRLFVLDPPRDVLYEKINRRTEAHFAAGLVEEVERLRAEGVRDDTNALRAHAYRRVCEFLRGERDLASAIERSKQDVRHYAKRQLTWFRSEPDAIWLKGFGTDDGQLAALLEQVSNERSESIVA; this is translated from the coding sequence GTGGACGAAAACCGAGCCGAGATCTACGCGATCGCAGGGCCGACCTGTTCGGGAAAAACGAAGCTGGCCGTTGACCTGGCATTGCAGATCGGCGGCGAGGTGATCAATTTTGATTCGGTACAGATCTACAAAGACATCGAGGTCGCAACCGCGAAGCCGACCGCTGACGAAATGTGCGGCGTGCCACATCATCTGATCGACTATGTCGATCCGAACATCACATATACGGCGGCGGATTGGGCGGGCGATGCAGTGAAAAAGATAGCCGAAATAGAGGAACGCGGCAATCGCGTCATCCTCGTCGGCGGCACGGGCTTTTACCTTCGCACGCTGCGTCGCCCGCTTTTTGAAGCGCCGGCGACCGACCCGCGGCTTCGCGAGCATTTCCGCTCACTGCATCGAAGCCACGGTGCACATTACCTGCATGAAATGCTTGCAGAACTTGATCCGGAGCTTGCCGACACGCTGGAATTGAACGATTATGTGCGTGTCATACGCGGCCTCGAATATTTCTATCAAACGGGCCGCAGATTGTCTGAGGTGCAGCCGGAGCGACAGGAGCCGCCTGAGTTTGCGTCGCGCATTCGGTTATTTGTCCTCGACCCGCCGCGCGATGTTCTCTACGAAAAAATAAACCGACGGACCGAGGCCCATTTCGCCGCGGGCCTCGTCGAAGAGGTCGAACGCCTCCGTGCCGAAGGCGTTCGCGATGACACGAACGCACTCCGAGCGCATGCGTATCGCCGTGTCTGTGAATTTCTTCGCGGTGAGCGTGATCTCGCGTCCGCGATCGAAAGATCAAAGCAGGACGTGCGGCATTATGCGAAGCGGCAATTGACATGGTTTCGCAGCGAACCTGACGCGATATGGCTAAAGGGTTTCGGAACAGACGACGGACAACTCGCCGCCTTGCTTGAACAGGTTAGTAATGAGCGAAGCGAAAGTATTGTCGCATAA
- a CDS encoding OsmC family protein — MIRKASAEWNGSIKEGKGVVSTESGVIENAFYSFGTRFEDGKGTNPEELLAAAHAGCFSMAMSLMLANAGLTADYIKTTSSVTIDKDDSGFTITKAHLDVHAKIPGADQAAFMTAANNAKNGCPVSKLFNAEITMDAKFDN; from the coding sequence ATGATACGAAAAGCTTCTGCCGAATGGAACGGCAGCATAAAAGAAGGCAAGGGCGTCGTCTCGACCGAAAGCGGCGTTATCGAGAACGCATTTTATTCATTCGGCACTCGATTTGAGGACGGCAAAGGTACGAATCCCGAAGAATTACTCGCTGCGGCCCACGCAGGCTGCTTCTCAATGGCGATGTCGCTGATGCTCGCCAATGCCGGCCTGACGGCTGACTACATCAAGACGACCTCGTCGGTAACGATCGACAAGGACGATTCGGGATTTACGATCACAAAGGCTCATCTGGACGTACATGCAAAGATTCCCGGAGCCGATCAAGCCGCATTCATGACCGCAGCAAATAACGCAAAGAACGGCTGTCCCGTTTCGAAGCTCTTTAACGCCGAGATCACGATGGACGCAAAATTCGACAACTAA